CATCAGCTAAGTTCATGAACAATACAGCTCTGTCGATAGCGCCTGTTTTATTGAAGTCTCCGATGAAATATTGAGCTTCTTCAAATGTTATTCCCATCGCAGCAAATACTACTGCGAATTTATCATCTTTACCCAAAACTTTTGCTTGTCTTGCTATTTGAGCTGCTAATTTGTTATGAGGAAGACCTGATCCTGAGAATATAGGAAGTTTTTGTCCTCTAACAAGAGTATTCAAACCATCTATTGTAGATACGCCTGTTTCGATAAATTCTGATGGATAGTCTCTAGATACTGGATTGATAGATGAACCATTGATGTCCACTTTATCTTCTGGAATAATTTTAGGACCATTATCTATTGGTCTACCTAAACCATCGAATACTCTACCAATCATATCTTCAGATACTCCAAGTTCCAAAGGTCTACCCAAAAATCTTACTGTAGTTTCTTGTAAGTTAATTCCTGATGTACCTTCGAATACTTGAACCATCGCTACATCGTGGTCAATTTCTACAACACGACCACGTCTTTTTTCTCCATCTTGTAATTCTATTTCAACAAGTTCGTCGAATTTTACGCCTTCTACACCTTCTACCGCCATTAATGGTCCGACTACTTCTGTTACTGAATTATAATCTTTAATCATTAACGTTCACCTCCATTAACTAAATCGGTAATTTGTGATTTAATTTCTTGTTTAATTTCTTCAAATCTTTGTAATTCATCTTCTGGAATATTTTTAGCACGTGTGATTTTTTCTCTTACAGCAAGTTTTGAAATTTCAGATACATAAGCTCCTTCTTCCAAAGCTCTCAAAGATTCCTTGTGGAATGTTAAGATTAAATCCAACATTTTTGCTTGTTTGTCCAATGAACAGAATGTATCTGTTTCATGGAATGCGTTTTGTTGTAAGAAATCTTCTCTTAATGATTTTGAAGTTTCAAGTTTGATTTGGTCTTCATCACTTAATGAATCACGTCCAACCAATCTTACGATTTCTAGTAAAGATGATTCTTCTTGTAATAATTTCATAGCTTGTTTTCTGTAATCTGAGAAATTACTATCTACGTTACCATCCAAATATTCGTCGATCTTATCTTGATACAATGAATAAGAGTTAATCCAGTTTATTGCTGGGAAGTGTCTCATATAACTTAATGCGTAATCCAAACCCCAGAATACTTTTACAATTCTAAGTGTTGATTGTGTAACTGGTTCTGAAATATCTCCACCTGGAGGAGATACCGCACCGATAACAGTCAATGATCCGTCTCTTCCATCACTACCTAAACATTTTACTTTTCCTGCACGTTCGTAGAAATCAGCAATTCTTGATGCCAAGTATGCAGGATAACCTTCATCACCAGGCATTTCTTCAAGTCTACCACTCATTTCACGAAGAGCTTCTGCCCATCTTGATGTTGAGTCCGCCATCATCGCTACCGAATAACCCATATCTCTATAGTATTCAGCGATTGTAATTCCAGTGTAGATACTTGCTTCTCTGGCAGCTACTGGCATGTTTGAAGTGTTCGCTATTAAAACAGTTCTCTTCATCAATGATTGTCCAGTCTTAGGGTCAATCAATTCAGGGAATTCATTAAGAACGTCTGTCATTTCGTTACCACGTTCTCCACAACCTACATACACAACTATTTCAGCGTCTGCCCATTTAGCTAATTGGTGTTGAACTACTGTTTTACCACTACCGAAAGGTCCTGGAATTGCTGCAGTACCACCTTTTGCAACTGGGAAAAATGTATCGATAACTCTTTGACCTGTGATCAATGGTTTGATTGGATCTTCCTTTTCTTTGTAAGGTCTACCATTTCTTACAGGCCATCTTTGAATCATATTTATTTCAATATCTTTTGACTCTTGTTCTACAACGCAAACTGTTTGATCAACAGTGAATTCTCCAGATTCAATTGATTTAATTTTACCAGATACATTAGCTGGAACCATTATCTTGTGAACAATTACTTCAGTTTCTTGAACTTCACCTATAATATCTCCAGCTTCTACTTCATCACCTACAGACTTAACAGGTTTGAATTCCCATTTCTTTTCTCTGTTTAATGATGGAGCGCTAACTCCTCTTAACAAGAAGTCTCCAGCTTTTTCTTGCAATGATTTTAATGGCCTTTGAATACCATCAAACATTTGCTCTAATATACCAGGTCCCAATTCGATTGATAGTGGGTGACCTGTAGATATAACTTTATCTCCAGGGCCAATTCCTGTTGTTTCTTCATATACTTGAATTGAGGCTTTATCGCCTCTCATTTCAATAATCTCTCCAATGAGCTTATCGTCTGAAACCTCAACAACGTCATATACGCTTGCGTTTTCCATTCCTTCAGCAACTACCAAAGGTCCGGATACTTTTAATACTTTACCTTCTTTCAATATAAGCTCTCCTTTACAAAATGTTCGCTCCAACAGCTTTTTCGACATTAGTATTGATTCTGTTCATTCCAATGTTCAAGCTACCTTGATTAGAAGGTATCAAGATAATAGCTGGTGAAACTTTATCATTATATCTATCTATTGTTTCTTTGATTTTTTCTGCTATTTGTTCAGTAATAAAAATCACTCCGTAGTCTTCTTTTGCTAGGCGGTCTACAGTTTTTCTAGCGTCTGTGCTCTCAATAGATTCAAATACATCTACTCCCAGAGCTTTGAAGACCAATACAGAATCTCTATCACCTACTACAGCTACTTTTTTACGCATAACTTAACCTCAACTTACTCCTGATATAATCAGGTTTCAATGAGTTAATCTTTCCTACAAAAATAATCCTAAGATTCTTAATTTCAGTTTCTTTTGCAAATAAATATCCAAACAAAACCTCAGGTCCATAAGTAACCTTTTTGATTTCTTTGATTTTTTCCATCAAATAATCATCCATTGCCTTTTCAAAGGCAGATAAACTATTTGATTTCTTATACTCACTGATAGCTTCTTTTACATAATAGTAAATTCTAGCTTGTTTGAATAATGGACTATCTTCGGTAATTTCAGAATGCAATTCACTTTCAAACTTTTCAGATTCAATACTACCATTAGGAATAATGACTTTTTTCAAAAATTCTAAACTTTTCTTTTGGTTTTGAACTCTAAGTAAAGTTTTAATATTAGTAAAATCTATCAAATCTTCCACGTATTCATTTATCAAATCTGAATCAATTTGTTTTGCAATTTCTGAAGTTTCCACAAAATACTCTCTGTCGGCATAAATATCTACCATTTGAGGATCTTTGTTTTCTTCGTAATCAGCGATTGACTCTTTGATAACTTTATCAAAATGTTCCATTTCAATTTCAGTATTTTCTCTAATTGAATCTCTCATGCTTTTGAATTCAATTCTAGTTATATCGCTTAACATTGAAGAAAAATCTTCATCTTTTAGATATTCTTTAATCAAAACTTTTAAATTATGATAATCGTATTTTAATGCCATTAAATCGACAGGAAATTGGAAACTACTCATATCATACATGTATTTATAAGTCTTTTTTAACTCATTTTTCAAAGCAACATCGTAATTCTTATAATTATCAAGCTTTGCAAATTCTGATTGATACACTGAATCCGAAAGTAATCTTACAGTTTCTTCTAAATTACTAGCATCTATCAGTCTTTCATAATCATTCTTACTCAACAATTCCTTTTCTTTGACACGAGTTATAGCAGATTGATGTATGAAATCTTCTTTTTTCATATTATCACCTACTTCTTAAAAAGAGTTTTTGCAATTTCTACTTCCAATTCATCTTTCATTGAATCGACCAGTGAAGAAAAATTATTATTTATTAATACATTACCTCTTTTAATACAAAATCCGCTATCAACAGTTTCATCTGATATTTTTACATTAAAGTTTTCATTCTTCAAACTGTCGTACTTATCAGATTGTAATACTAACAAATCATCACTATTCAAATCCATTTTGGATAAACTATTTATTAGGTATTTTTTATAATCTTCAAGTGACATATTCTTTAATTTATCTTTAATTTTTTGTAAAACACTATCGATTACTTCTTGTTTTGCAAAAAGCGCATTATCTCTTGATTTTAAAACAACTTGAGATAAGTGTCTGTCGTACACGCCTTTTGCTTCAGATTCTGCTTTGTTTAATATTGTATCTTTTTCTTGATTAGCCTGGTCTATTTTAGTTTCAATGATTTTTTCTTTTTCTTGATTTGCATTATTTAGAATTTGTTCAGATTCTTTTTTTGCATCTTCAAGAATTTCATTAATTATATTATCTAAATTAGACATCTAAATCACCATTAAGCTTGGATTTGGTTCATTAATAAGAATGAAATAGCGAATGCTAAGATGGCATATAACTCAACCATTACTGCATAGATAATACCTTTTGCTTGTTGAGGTTCATTCTTTGCTAAGATATTGATACCACTAACTGCTACTTTACTTTGAGCAATTGCTGAGAAATATCCTACAACTCCTACTGGTAATGCTGCTGCAATATAAACATATCCTTGTGCTAAGGAAATACTTCCACCTGCAAGTTTGAATAGAATTAAAATACCAATTACGAATCCGTACAAACCTTGTGTACCTGGTAATAATTGAAGTACTAATGACTTACCAAATTTTTCTGGTTCTTCAATAACTACTCCAGCTGCAGCTTCCCCTGCTCTACCTACACCTTTAGCAGATCCCATACCTGAGAATAAAACTGCTATTACTACTGATAATACTCCTAAAACTAATCCACCGTTTTCTAAAAAGAATTTTTCCATAATATCCTCCTATTTGTTTGTTATGTTAAAATATTCTGATTCTGTTATAAGTTTCTTGAATGGCACTCCACCACCTTCGTAGAATTTATTGAACATTTCTACGAAAATCAATCTTGCAGAGTGAACGTATGCTGACAAGTACGATAAGAATGCGTTGAATGCTTGGAATACCACGAATACGATAAGTCCAAATATAAATCCTATGATACTTGATTCAGCCATCATTTTTACAATCATATTAATTGCTACCGCAATATATGCTCCTGATAAGCCCAATGCCATAAGTCTCATATAAGATACGAAATCTCCAATCCAGCCAGATATTCCGTACAATGAATACAATCCTGAACCAAGCTTACCACCGATGCTTTTTGCATCTCTTCCTGCTGTAAGAATAATTCCAACAGCTGATGCTATAGCAATCCATTTTGCAATTGTCAATGCCACAGCTGGCAATGCTAAAGTCTTACCGATTAGTAAAACTAATATACTAATAATAATTAAATACCATAGTCCAACATCATAAAATGCATCTAAAGGCTTGTGATCTCTAATCAACATGTAAGCCTTGATTCCCAATGCAAAGAATAAATGTATAAAACCAAAGATTAAGCATAAAACTATTAAAGTCATTGCGTTTTTGCTTGTGTCAATGATTGGAGTCATCGGTATAATTCCACCGAAGAATGATCCATAAATGTATCCCCAGAACATTGAGGCAATTGATATGAACATAAAGAATTTCAAGAATTGCTTTTTCTTTTCATCAAGATTAAAAATCTTGAGAGCTACTATTATTGCTAAAAATACAATCAACCCGTATCCCAAATCACCAATCATCATTCCTGAAAAGAAACAATAGAAAGGTGCCAATAATGGTGTTGGATCAACTTCGTTGTATTTTGGCAATGAATACATTCCTGTTATACTTTCAAAAGCTTTTGCAAATCCTCTGTTTTTCAAAATAATCGGTACATTTGGATCATTTTTATCTGCTGGATTCATTTCCAAATAATACTTATTATTCAATGAGTTTTGTAGTAGATTTTCAAAATCTTTTTCCTTATCTGTAGGAATATATCCTTCGATTATATCAATCTTATCTGTCTTCTTAATTTTGCTTGTAGCTTCTTCTTTTAAGCTGTTGTTTTCAAGATAATCATGATAAATCTTAAATTGTTCAGTCAAACCTGTTTTTGATTTAATTTGATCTTCAATTTCTTTGTAATGCTTTTTATTTGCAATGATTTGTTCGTCAATATTTTTAATTTCATCTTTTACAAGTCCATGTGATTTAATATTAATGTTGACAAATCCATTGTCTCTTAGGATATCTTGTGCTTTTTCATAATCCTTAGCGATAACAAGCAAGTAAACAAAGCCTGAATTTCGAGAAATTTCTTCGATATAAATATCTTCAATGTCTTTTGTGTTTAATTTTAACTGATCGATGAATTTATCACTTACAGTTCCAGTAACTACTTTAACTCTTTCAAAATCATCGATCTTTGAAATATCCAAATCCAAATTCTCCCATGGAGTTAATTCAGATTTTTTTTGGTTCAAAGTTTGATTGTTCTGATCAAGTTCAGTTAGTTGTTTATCCAAAGATGAAAGTTCTTTGTAGTGGTCATCAAAGTCAAAATCAAGCGCTTTTTTAGTAAGCTCATCTAGTCTAAATGTTTTCTTACCTTGCTTTAGTTCGTCTATCTTATTATGCTTTTCTGAATACTTTTCAAGCAAATCTATAGCCCATTTTACTTTGGTAAGCTTTTCACTAGTGCTAACAATTTGTTCAGAATTATCTAAATTCCTTAAACCTTGATTTTCGTCTTCTACTTTCTTTTCATCAATATGAACATAATTAAACTTTTGAAGATCTTCGAGTAATTTTTCCCTATCATAATCAAATGAATACAAATCAAATTTGCTCATTTTTACAATAGCCATTAACTCACTATCCTTTCAACGATTTTGTCTACAAGTCCTTCAACTGTATCAGTGTCGATGTTTTTAATACTTTCATTATTCATCTTGGCTTTTTGTTCCAAATCTTTTGATTCTTCAATTGCTTTATTCTTTGAAGATTCTAGTTTTTCATTTCGAACTTGTTGTGCTTCGTTGATAATTTCATCATATTTTTGTTCAGCTTCTGATTTTGCATCTTCTAAAATGCTTTTTCTTTTTTCATTAGCTTCATCGACAATAAGCTTAGCCTTCTCTTCAGCTTCTTTAATTTTTGATATAGCAGTATCTGACATTGTTTCACCTCCTAATTAGAGATGGTTTTAGAATATGAAAAATACTCTAAAACCATAAGTATATAACTAAAAGCTTAAAGCTATTTAGTACCAAATAATCTGTCTCCTGCATCACCTAGACCAGGTACGATATAACCGTGTTCGTTTAATTTTTCATCAAGACCTGCCACGTATATATCTACATCTGGATGCTTTTCTTGAACCATTTTGATTCCTTCTGGAGCTGCTATGATATTAACCAATTTGATGCTCTTACATCCATGTTCTTTTAAGAAAGTAATCGCTGCTTCTGCAGAACCACCTGTTGCAAGCATTGGATCTACAACGATAATATCTCTTTCTTCAACATCTTTTGGCAATTTACAATAATATTCAACAGGTTTTAATGTTTCAGGATCTCTGTACAATCCAATGTGTCCCACCTTTGCTGCTGGTAATACACTCAAAAATCCTTCAACCATTCCCAAACCTGCTCTTAAAATTGGAACTACTCCTAATTTTTTACCACTAAGAGTTTGGCCGGTAGTTGTTCCTATCGGAGTTTCTACTTCACAATCTTCTAATTTAAAGTCTCTAGTAACTTCATAGCACATTAAAGTTGCTATTTCAGAAACTAACTGTCTAAATTGATTGCTTCCTGTGTTTTTATCACGTAAAATTGTTAATTTGTGTTTAATCAACGGATGATCAAATACAGTTACTTTACTCATAATTCCTCCTATAAAATAAACTTTATACTCTTTATTATAACATACTAAATTACTTCTATGTTATTAGCACAAGATTTTTTAAGCCTGTTCATTATACTTATACCCATTTTTTGTTCATTTACCCCTTCACAAATTAATAATTTGTAATTTAATTTATCTAACTCCCTGAGGTAAGCGAAGATATTATGCGCAAAGTTCAAATAATCATTTCGTTTTGAAATAATTTTTACATTTTTGAAGTTTACATTCTGCGCTGTTTCTTCTGTGAGTATAAATCCAATTTCATCGGTATTTATTTCTAAGCTATCAACATAATTTTGTATGTTATCCATGTTTCCTTTGATTACTATGAGTTTTGTTTTAGGTGCGTAGTGCTTGTATTTTTGTCCTGGTGATTTCGGAATAGTCTTAGAATCGATTAATGATTTATCGTATACAACCTCATCCAAATACTCTTCCAAATCTTCTTTTGTGTAAAACCCCGGTCTAAGTATGGTGTATGGTTTTTCTGTCAAATCGACAACCGTGGATTCTATTCCGATGTTGCAACTTCCTCCATCCAAAATCATTTCAATCTCACCTTGCATATCACTGTACACATCTTGTGCGTTAGTTGGTGATGGTCTTCCTGATTTGTTCGCAGAAGGTGCTGCTATTGGACAATCAGATTTATCTATCAAAAATCTTGCGATTTCATCTGATGGATTTCTAATTGCTACGGTATTTCCTCCACAACTTACAACGTCATTAACTTTGTCACTTTTTTTGAAAATTATAGTCAATGGCCCTGGCCACAAATTATCCATCAATTTTTTTTGATCTTCAGTGATTTCTGATGATAAATTCCTGACCATTTCTTCATTAGTTACGTGTAAGATTAATGGATTGTCTCTTTTTCTTCTCTTGACATCGAATATTTTCTTGCAAGCTTCTTCGTCTAATCCATTTGCACCTAATCCGTATACTGTTTCTGTAGGAAATGCAACTACACTCCCATTTTTTATTAAATCTGCTGCTTTTTCAAGTGCAGATATTTTATTTTGTCCGTCTAATTTTTCAATAATTGTATTCATACTAATATCTTTCTAATATAGTTTTCATCAATTTATTCGAATCGTGCACGATGTAATCATAGCTGATATCACATATATCGGCTTCTATGATTTCTATGCCTAATTTTTCCATATTTTCACGATCTTCATCTGTAATATAAATCGGCGTAGAATTTTCGATTGATTTGTATCTGTACTTCGCGTATTTGTCTACTTCCTTGGAATTAACGACGATTTTGTCGATAATATTTGAGTTTGCGTGATCAATAATGGCAACTACATGATCTGTAACACTGTAACCATTAGTTTCACCAGGTTGAGTCATTATGTTCAATATGTACACAACTTCTGCCTTTGTTTCTTTTAGCGCTTGTGATATGTCTGTTACTAAAAGATTGGGAATTATTGATGTGTACAAAGACCCTGGACCTAAAAGTACAATGTCAGCATCCATTATGCTATCTATGGATTCTTTTAATGGCAAAAGTAGTTTCGGAGATGTGTATACTCTTTTTATTTTACCTCCGTTTTTTCTGTTCAAAAACGTGATGTTTGATTCACCTTCAATAGTAGATCCATCTTCTAATTCAGCAAATAATTTGACATTATCCAAAGTCATTGGCAACACTTTTCCCGTAATCGCCAAAACATTGCTTATTTCTTTTATTGCTTCATTGAAATCGCCACAAATATCATTCATTGCAGCTATCAATAAATTGCCTAAGCTCTGACCTTTTAATTGACCATTTGAAAATCTATAATTAATTAATTTTTCCATTATCGGTTCAGTATTAGCAAGTGCCACAA
This Finegoldia magna ATCC 53516 DNA region includes the following protein-coding sequences:
- a CDS encoding V-type ATP synthase subunit A codes for the protein MKEGKVLKVSGPLVVAEGMENASVYDVVEVSDDKLIGEIIEMRGDKASIQVYEETTGIGPGDKVISTGHPLSIELGPGILEQMFDGIQRPLKSLQEKAGDFLLRGVSAPSLNREKKWEFKPVKSVGDEVEAGDIIGEVQETEVIVHKIMVPANVSGKIKSIESGEFTVDQTVCVVEQESKDIEINMIQRWPVRNGRPYKEKEDPIKPLITGQRVIDTFFPVAKGGTAAIPGPFGSGKTVVQHQLAKWADAEIVVYVGCGERGNEMTDVLNEFPELIDPKTGQSLMKRTVLIANTSNMPVAAREASIYTGITIAEYYRDMGYSVAMMADSTSRWAEALREMSGRLEEMPGDEGYPAYLASRIADFYERAGKVKCLGSDGRDGSLTVIGAVSPPGGDISEPVTQSTLRIVKVFWGLDYALSYMRHFPAINWINSYSLYQDKIDEYLDGNVDSNFSDYRKQAMKLLQEESSLLEIVRLVGRDSLSDEDQIKLETSKSLREDFLQQNAFHETDTFCSLDKQAKMLDLILTFHKESLRALEEGAYVSEISKLAVREKITRAKNIPEDELQRFEEIKQEIKSQITDLVNGGER
- a CDS encoding V-type ATP synthase subunit F; this translates as MRKKVAVVGDRDSVLVFKALGVDVFESIESTDARKTVDRLAKEDYGVIFITEQIAEKIKETIDRYNDKVSPAIILIPSNQGSLNIGMNRINTNVEKAVGANIL
- a CDS encoding V-type ATP synthase subunit C; translation: MKKEDFIHQSAITRVKEKELLSKNDYERLIDASNLEETVRLLSDSVYQSEFAKLDNYKNYDVALKNELKKTYKYMYDMSSFQFPVDLMALKYDYHNLKVLIKEYLKDEDFSSMLSDITRIEFKSMRDSIRENTEIEMEHFDKVIKESIADYEENKDPQMVDIYADREYFVETSEIAKQIDSDLINEYVEDLIDFTNIKTLLRVQNQKKSLEFLKKVIIPNGSIESEKFESELHSEITEDSPLFKQARIYYYVKEAISEYKKSNSLSAFEKAMDDYLMEKIKEIKKVTYGPEVLFGYLFAKETEIKNLRIIFVGKINSLKPDYIRSKLRLSYA
- a CDS encoding V-type ATP synthase subunit E; its protein translation is MSNLDNIINEILEDAKKESEQILNNANQEKEKIIETKIDQANQEKDTILNKAESEAKGVYDRHLSQVVLKSRDNALFAKQEVIDSVLQKIKDKLKNMSLEDYKKYLINSLSKMDLNSDDLLVLQSDKYDSLKNENFNVKISDETVDSGFCIKRGNVLINNNFSSLVDSMKDELEVEIAKTLFKK
- a CDS encoding V-type ATP synthase subunit K; the encoded protein is MEKFFLENGGLVLGVLSVVIAVLFSGMGSAKGVGRAGEAAAGVVIEEPEKFGKSLVLQLLPGTQGLYGFVIGILILFKLAGGSISLAQGYVYIAAALPVGVVGYFSAIAQSKVAVSGINILAKNEPQQAKGIIYAVMVELYAILAFAISFLLMNQIQA
- a CDS encoding V-type ATP synthase subunit I — protein: MAIVKMSKFDLYSFDYDREKLLEDLQKFNYVHIDEKKVEDENQGLRNLDNSEQIVSTSEKLTKVKWAIDLLEKYSEKHNKIDELKQGKKTFRLDELTKKALDFDFDDHYKELSSLDKQLTELDQNNQTLNQKKSELTPWENLDLDISKIDDFERVKVVTGTVSDKFIDQLKLNTKDIEDIYIEEISRNSGFVYLLVIAKDYEKAQDILRDNGFVNINIKSHGLVKDEIKNIDEQIIANKKHYKEIEDQIKSKTGLTEQFKIYHDYLENNSLKEEATSKIKKTDKIDIIEGYIPTDKEKDFENLLQNSLNNKYYLEMNPADKNDPNVPIILKNRGFAKAFESITGMYSLPKYNEVDPTPLLAPFYCFFSGMMIGDLGYGLIVFLAIIVALKIFNLDEKKKQFLKFFMFISIASMFWGYIYGSFFGGIIPMTPIIDTSKNAMTLIVLCLIFGFIHLFFALGIKAYMLIRDHKPLDAFYDVGLWYLIIISILVLLIGKTLALPAVALTIAKWIAIASAVGIILTAGRDAKSIGGKLGSGLYSLYGISGWIGDFVSYMRLMALGLSGAYIAVAINMIVKMMAESSIIGFIFGLIVFVVFQAFNAFLSYLSAYVHSARLIFVEMFNKFYEGGGVPFKKLITESEYFNITNK
- the upp gene encoding uracil phosphoribosyltransferase; translated protein: MSKVTVFDHPLIKHKLTILRDKNTGSNQFRQLVSEIATLMCYEVTRDFKLEDCEVETPIGTTTGQTLSGKKLGVVPILRAGLGMVEGFLSVLPAAKVGHIGLYRDPETLKPVEYYCKLPKDVEERDIIVVDPMLATGGSAEAAITFLKEHGCKSIKLVNIIAAPEGIKMVQEKHPDVDIYVAGLDEKLNEHGYIVPGLGDAGDRLFGTK
- a CDS encoding L-threonylcarbamoyladenylate synthase, with protein sequence MNTIIEKLDGQNKISALEKAADLIKNGSVVAFPTETVYGLGANGLDEEACKKIFDVKRRKRDNPLILHVTNEEMVRNLSSEITEDQKKLMDNLWPGPLTIIFKKSDKVNDVVSCGGNTVAIRNPSDEIARFLIDKSDCPIAAPSANKSGRPSPTNAQDVYSDMQGEIEMILDGGSCNIGIESTVVDLTEKPYTILRPGFYTKEDLEEYLDEVVYDKSLIDSKTIPKSPGQKYKHYAPKTKLIVIKGNMDNIQNYVDSLEINTDEIGFILTEETAQNVNFKNVKIISKRNDYLNFAHNIFAYLRELDKLNYKLLICEGVNEQKMGISIMNRLKKSCANNIEVI
- a CDS encoding gluconeogenesis factor YvcK family protein; amino-acid sequence: MYPTETKNFGKKIVTIGGGTGNSILLRGVKNFTSNITTIVTVADDGGGSGVLREDLGMLPPGDIRNCLVALANTEPIMEKLINYRFSNGQLKGQSLGNLLIAAMNDICGDFNEAIKEISNVLAITGKVLPMTLDNVKLFAELEDGSTIEGESNITFLNRKNGGKIKRVYTSPKLLLPLKESIDSIMDADIVLLGPGSLYTSIIPNLLVTDISQALKETKAEVVYILNIMTQPGETNGYSVTDHVVAIIDHANSNIIDKIVVNSKEVDKYAKYRYKSIENSTPIYITDEDRENMEKLGIEIIEADICDISYDYIVHDSNKLMKTILERY